The genomic interval GTTTCTGGCCCAGCCGATGGCCCTCGCGCAGGCGACCCTGGCTGCGCAGCGCACCGATCAGGGCAGCGCAGGCGGTGGCATTGAGCATCTCGTCGGTCTCGAGGGCGAGCAGCTTGCGGGTCACCGACTCGGTCTCGCGGTCCCGGTCGAGCTGCAGGCACAGCAGGGCGTAGGACATCAGCAGCGTCGGGTTGTCGGGCTCGAGCTCGAGGGCCTCGCGATAGCAGGACAGGGCCTTGGTCGGCCGGTCGGCGTCGAGCAGCTCCTCGCCGCGCGCCATCCACTCGGCGGCTCGGCCCTCGACTCGCGGCAAGGGCGCTCCGGCCGGTCCCGACAGGTAGCGCACCAGATCCTGGTAGCGCAGGCGATTCGGATTGAGCCGCTGAGCCTCGCGAAAAGCCGCCAGAGCCTTGCGATTCCAGCGCCGATCGAGGTACGCCAGGCCGAGCAGGTGGTGGGCTTCTTCGAAGGAAGGGTCGAGCCGCACCGCCTCCTGAAGCTGGCGGATCGCTGGCGTCAGCTTGCCCATCTCGTAGAGGCAGCTACCGTGAAGGTAGTGGGCCTGGGGCACGCTCTCGATCTCGACGGCGCGCTCGAGGAAGACCACCGCCCGCGCCAGGTTGCCCTGCGCCGCGATCACCGCCCCGAGGCTGAAATTGGGCAGAAAAGCCTCCGAGTAGAGAGCCACCGCTCGACGCAACAGCTCCTCGGCGCGGGCGTGATCGCCCATCTCGTGCAGGATGACCCCGCTGTACACCAGACCTTCGTAGTGATCCGGCTCGACCTCGAGCACCCGCCCGAAGTAGATCAGCGCGCGCGACGAATCGCCCTCGTTGAAGGAGGTCTCGCCGAGGAAGAAGGCGAGCTCGGAGTTGCGACCATCGAGGCGATGGGCTGCCTCGAGGAGCTCCGTCGCCCGCGCCAGGTCGGAAACCGTCAGCGCGTCCTCGACCTCGTCCAGGTAGGCCGTGAACTCGGCCCGGCGGTCGCCGCGGTAGAGCGCCGCAATGCGCTCCCGGACGGCCTGAAAGCGCTCCTTCTTCTCGAGAGCGAGGAGCTGGAAGTCCATCTTCGACTCCCACAGGTCCGTCCACTCGTCCGGAGCCAGGGTGCCCTTGCGCTCGAGCAGCTCGCGCAGCGCCGACAGACCGGTCTGCTGGACCAGCAGACCGCGCTCCTGCTTGTGCATGACGCCGTAGAGCTGGCGCACCGAATCGGCGGTGCGGCGCACCGCCTCTTCGAGAATCGAAATGCGCTCCAGAAGATGCTCGTCGAAGGAGAAGCTCTCCTCGGCGTCCTCCTCGAAAAGCGAGTCTTCCTGCGACGCCGGACCCGACAGCACCAGCAGCTTCTGGTGGCAGCGCTCGCAGAACTCCTGTTCGTCGGCGTTGGAGGCACCGCACGCCTGGCAGTAGACGGAGCCCCGCAGCTCACCGGCCAAGGATTATCCGTAGTCGTAGAAGCCGCGACCGCTCTTGCGGCCGAGATGGCCGGCATCGACCATCTTCACCAGCAGAGGACAGGGACGGTACTTGGGATCGCCGAAGCCATCCTGCAGCACGCGCAGAATGTCGAGACAGACGTCGAGGCCAATGAGGTCGGCGAGGGCGAGGGGACCCATTGGATGGTTCATGCCGAGCTTCATGACCTGATCGATCGCCTCGGCGGTGCCGACCCCTTCCCAGAGCGAGAAGATGGCCTCGTTGATCATCGGCATCAGCACCCGATTGGAGACGAACCCCGGAGCGTCGTGCACCTCGACCGGGATCTTGCCCATCTGCCGTGAGGCCGCCTCGACGGTGTCGTAGGTCGCCTGGTCCGTCGACAGACCGCGGATCACCTCGACCAGCTTCATCAGCGGCACCGGGTTCATGAAGTGCATGCCGATGACCTTCTCCGGCCGCGAGGTGCAGGCCGCCAGCTTGGTGATCGAGATCGAGCTGGTGTTGGAGGACAGGATGGTGCGCGGCGAGCACAGGCCGTCGAGCTCGGCAAAGACCTGCTTCTTGACCTCGAAACGCTCGACGATGGCTTCCACCACCAGGTCGGCATCGGCGAGGGCGTCGAGGCTCGCGGCGGTCTGCAAGCGCCCGAGGGTGGCCTCGCGATCGGCCTCCGTCAGGCGCTCCTTCGCCACCAGCTTCCCGAGGCTCTTCTCGATCGCACCAACGCCGCGCTCGAGGGCCTCCGGAATCACATCGACGAGGGTCACGGCGAAGCCGCTGGCGGCCGCCACCTGGGCGATGCCGTGCCCCATCGTGCCGGCACCCACGACGCCGACGGAAAAGTCCGAAAAATCGCTCGACATAGAAATCTCCCTGGGCCGCAGAAGGCGGCGAGGCGCCAGCCTATGGGAAGGGACCCAGAGGGTCAACCGCAGGGCGATCTCACTCCGAAAGCGGCATTGTGACCGCTTTTCCGCGATCCTCTAGCGTAGCGATGGCCTGTTGAGCGCCTACAGAGCCGAGAGCTGGGTGTCGGTGGTGCTCGTCCGGGCCAGCCTTCCCCAAGCTCGAGGAGCTTCCCCGTAGTGGTGGCGAAACTCACGGCTGAACTGGGAGAAGCTGCTGTACCCCACACTGCCAGCTGCCTCACCGATGTTGGCCCCTTGAGCGATCTGCATCGCCGCCTCGTTCAGTCGTAGTTTCTTGATGAACTGGAGTGGCGAGAAGGTGGTCGCCTCTCGAAAGCGGCGGTCGAAAACCGCCCGGCTCATTCCAGCTCGTTGGGCCAGCTCATTGACCGACAGGGACCGGTCGAGATTCTCGCGCAGATAACTCATGACGCGGGACAGGCCATGGGAGGTCCCAAAGGTCCTGCGGATCGACGGCCCGGCCTCTCCGAGAAGTACCGCGAAGAAGAACTCTCGCAGCCGACCCGGGCCGAGCACTCGAAGCGCGAGAGGGTCCTCCAGGAGCTCGAGCATCCGCTGCAGAGCCGAGCTGAAGGCATCGTCCCATCGGACGACGGCCAAGCCCGGGACGACCTCCGCGGACCTTCGTTGAGGCAAAGGGACGGAGGCGGTCTCGAACTCGACGACGGTCTCGGCCAAAGATCTCGTCTCCAAGCTGACGAGCAGACCCAGCAGAGGCTTGTCCGGCGAGGCGACCGGCGCCTCTGCCTGCACAGGCATCGGCATGGTGGCGCAGAGGTAGTGACCTGGACTGTAAACGTGAACGGCCTCTCCGAGGTACGCCCGCTTGCTGCCCTGGACGACGACACAGACGCTCGGCGAATACACCGCCGGCAGGCACGCCACGGGCCGGGTGAGCCTGAAGAGCTGGATGCCCTCCATCTGGGTGGGGTGGGTTCCATCGGTCGGAGCATGGCGGGCGACGAGTCGCCGGATCGCTTCGGTCGTCATGAGGGGTATTGTCTATCGAGATTCCACCCATTTCAATGTCACCGAGGCAAATAGGCAAAAAATCGATCGATAGATGTCTAGTTCTCATCAATATGAGCCCATACTGTATCTCTTGCAAACACGAGCCAGTCGCCATCCAAGAGTTGAAGGCTCGGAGACCAAGGAGACACGGACATGACTTTTGATCGTACTTCCACCACCGAAGACGTACTCAGCGGCGTCGACCTGACCGGCAAGACCGTGATCATCACCGGTGCATCGACCGGCCTAGGGGCCGAAACGGCCCGAGCGATGGCAATCCACGGCGCCGACTTGACGCTCGTGGCCCGCTCGAGCGAGAAGCTGAATCGCGTCGCCGAAGAGATCCACACGGCAACCGGACGGACGCCGGAGACCGCAACGCTGGAGCTGGACAAACCCTCGACCGTGCGGTCCTTTGCCGAAACCTGGCTCGCCAGCCACGACACTCTCGATCTGCTGATCAACAACGCCGGCATCATGGCACCGCCGCTCACCCGCACCGCCGAGGGTTGGGAAAGCCAGTTCGCCACCA from Acidobacteriota bacterium carries:
- a CDS encoding tetratricopeptide repeat protein — protein: MAGELRGSVYCQACGASNADEQEFCERCHQKLLVLSGPASQEDSLFEEDAEESFSFDEHLLERISILEEAVRRTADSVRQLYGVMHKQERGLLVQQTGLSALRELLERKGTLAPDEWTDLWESKMDFQLLALEKKERFQAVRERIAALYRGDRRAEFTAYLDEVEDALTVSDLARATELLEAAHRLDGRNSELAFFLGETSFNEGDSSRALIYFGRVLEVEPDHYEGLVYSGVILHEMGDHARAEELLRRAVALYSEAFLPNFSLGAVIAAQGNLARAVVFLERAVEIESVPQAHYLHGSCLYEMGKLTPAIRQLQEAVRLDPSFEEAHHLLGLAYLDRRWNRKALAAFREAQRLNPNRLRYQDLVRYLSGPAGAPLPRVEGRAAEWMARGEELLDADRPTKALSCYREALELEPDNPTLLMSYALLCLQLDRDRETESVTRKLLALETDEMLNATACAALIGALRSQGRLREGHRLGQKLLEDSASRFTKTIAYYEMAYNLAEMEAELDQALDYARRSLDLAPDELQQFPLAALGWVHYKRGDFVRAVDFLARSGELGPSATTFTHLGMALLASGQEEKARTALARARQLDGRGDGLEQKMMDCMRDSTRLLERVRRREKK
- a CDS encoding 3-hydroxybutyryl-CoA dehydrogenase produces the protein MSSDFSDFSVGVVGAGTMGHGIAQVAAASGFAVTLVDVIPEALERGVGAIEKSLGKLVAKERLTEADREATLGRLQTAASLDALADADLVVEAIVERFEVKKQVFAELDGLCSPRTILSSNTSSISITKLAACTSRPEKVIGMHFMNPVPLMKLVEVIRGLSTDQATYDTVEAASRQMGKIPVEVHDAPGFVSNRVLMPMINEAIFSLWEGVGTAEAIDQVMKLGMNHPMGPLALADLIGLDVCLDILRVLQDGFGDPKYRPCPLLVKMVDAGHLGRKSGRGFYDYG
- a CDS encoding AraC family transcriptional regulator, translated to MTTEAIRRLVARHAPTDGTHPTQMEGIQLFRLTRPVACLPAVYSPSVCVVVQGSKRAYLGEAVHVYSPGHYLCATMPMPVQAEAPVASPDKPLLGLLVSLETRSLAETVVEFETASVPLPQRRSAEVVPGLAVVRWDDAFSSALQRMLELLEDPLALRVLGPGRLREFFFAVLLGEAGPSIRRTFGTSHGLSRVMSYLRENLDRSLSVNELAQRAGMSRAVFDRRFREATTFSPLQFIKKLRLNEAAMQIAQGANIGEAAGSVGYSSFSQFSREFRHHYGEAPRAWGRLARTSTTDTQLSAL